Proteins encoded by one window of Cyanobium sp. NS01:
- a CDS encoding universal stress protein: MFDTVLFPIDRSRQALDTAAVALQLAQQHSSRLVLLSVVEPDDDPAAVAALLQEARQSFEQQGVACELVEREGKPAFVIGDVADEINADVIVMGTRGISIESDQQSTAARVIQLAPCPVLVVP, encoded by the coding sequence ATGTTCGACACCGTTCTCTTCCCGATCGATCGCAGCCGCCAGGCTCTCGACACCGCCGCCGTGGCCCTGCAGCTGGCGCAGCAGCACAGCAGCCGCCTGGTGCTGCTCTCCGTTGTGGAGCCCGACGACGACCCGGCCGCGGTGGCCGCCCTGCTGCAGGAGGCGCGCCAGAGCTTCGAGCAGCAGGGGGTGGCCTGTGAGCTGGTGGAGCGGGAGGGCAAGCCCGCCTTCGTGATCGGCGATGTGGCCGATGAGATCAATGCCGATGTGATCGTGATGGGTACCCGCGGCATTTCCATCGAGAGCGATCAACAGAGCACCGCGGCCCGGGTGATCCAGCTGGCGCCGTGTCCGGTGCTGGTGGTGCCCTGA
- the ylqF gene encoding ribosome biogenesis GTPase YlqF, which yields MPPQPQTIQLSVNAPAIQWYPGHIAKAEKALAEALAKVDLVIEVRDARIPLATGHPRLQRWIGSKHHLLALNRVDMIPRAAREEWSAWFKRQGQQVWWCDAKVGTGVKQLQQAAIRAGAALNARRLGRGMRPRPVRALMLGFPNVGKSALINRLVRQKVVDSARRAGVTRSLRWVRLGQDLDLLDAPGVLPPRLDDQQLALRLALCDDIGQAAYDNEAAALAFLQLLVLLQAVPASGVPRDLLLRRYGLAQADLPSGGPDVEGWLQAAAGRHTSGDSLRMATKLLDDFRCSRLGALALELPAAPLA from the coding sequence ATGCCCCCCCAGCCCCAGACCATCCAGCTCAGCGTCAACGCACCGGCGATTCAGTGGTATCCGGGCCACATCGCCAAGGCGGAGAAGGCCCTGGCCGAAGCGCTCGCCAAGGTGGACCTGGTGATCGAGGTGCGGGATGCCCGCATCCCCCTGGCCACGGGCCATCCCCGCCTGCAGCGCTGGATCGGCAGCAAGCACCACCTGCTGGCCCTGAACCGGGTGGACATGATCCCCCGGGCGGCCCGGGAGGAGTGGAGCGCCTGGTTCAAGCGGCAGGGCCAGCAGGTGTGGTGGTGTGACGCCAAGGTGGGCACCGGCGTGAAACAGCTGCAGCAGGCCGCCATCCGGGCCGGCGCCGCCCTCAACGCCCGCCGCCTGGGTCGGGGCATGCGGCCGCGGCCGGTGCGGGCCCTGATGCTGGGCTTTCCCAATGTGGGCAAGTCGGCCCTGATCAACCGGCTGGTGCGCCAGAAGGTGGTGGACAGTGCCCGCCGGGCCGGCGTCACCCGCAGCCTGCGCTGGGTTCGGCTGGGCCAGGACCTCGACCTGCTCGATGCCCCCGGCGTGCTGCCGCCCCGGCTGGATGACCAGCAGCTGGCCCTGCGGCTGGCCCTCTGCGACGACATCGGCCAGGCGGCCTATGACAACGAGGCGGCCGCCCTCGCCTTCCTGCAGTTGCTGGTGCTGTTGCAGGCGGTGCCGGCCTCCGGAGTGCCGCGGGATCTGCTGCTGCGCCGCTATGGCCTGGCCCAGGCCGACCTCCCCTCCGGGGGCCCCGATGTGGAGGGCTGGCTGCAGGCCGCCGCCGGGCGGCACACCAGCGGCGACAGCCTGCGCATGGCCACCAAGCTGCTGGATGACTTCCGCTGCTCCAGGCTCGGGGCCCTGGCCCTGGAGCTGCCGGCGGCACCGCTGGCATGA
- the pgk gene encoding phosphoglycerate kinase — protein sequence MAKRSLASLSADDLRGKRVLVRVDFNVPLDDAGAITDDTRIRAALPTINALTGKGAKVILAAHFGRPKGQVNEAMRLTPVAARLAELLGQPVLKTESCIGPDAEAKVAAMADGDVVLLENVRFFAEEEKNDPGFAAKLAALADVYVNDAFGAAHRAHASTEGVTKALSPSVAGYLMEKELQYLQGAIDEPKRPLAAIVGGSKVSSKIGVLEALIDKCDKVLIGGGMIFTFYKARGLAVGKSLVEEDKLELAKELEAKAAAKGVQLLLPTDVVLADAFAPDANSQTTPIDAIPDGWMGLDIGPDALKAFQAALSDCQTVIWNGPMGVFEFDQFAAGTNGIAHTLADLSAKGCCTIIGGGDSVAAVEKVGVADKMSHISTGGGASLELLEGKVLPGVAALDEV from the coding sequence ATGGCGAAGCGATCCCTGGCCAGCCTCTCCGCCGACGACCTGCGCGGCAAGCGCGTGCTGGTGCGGGTCGACTTCAACGTACCGCTGGATGACGCCGGCGCCATCACCGACGACACCCGCATCCGGGCCGCCCTGCCCACCATCAACGCCCTCACCGGCAAGGGCGCCAAGGTGATCCTGGCGGCCCACTTCGGCCGGCCCAAGGGCCAGGTGAACGAGGCCATGCGCCTCACCCCGGTGGCCGCCCGCCTGGCTGAGCTGCTGGGCCAGCCGGTGCTGAAAACCGAGAGCTGCATCGGCCCCGACGCCGAGGCCAAGGTGGCCGCCATGGCCGATGGCGATGTGGTGTTGCTGGAGAACGTGCGCTTCTTCGCCGAGGAAGAGAAGAACGATCCTGGCTTCGCCGCCAAGCTCGCCGCCCTGGCTGATGTCTATGTGAACGACGCCTTCGGCGCCGCCCACCGTGCCCACGCCTCCACCGAAGGGGTCACCAAGGCCCTCAGCCCCAGCGTGGCCGGCTACCTGATGGAGAAGGAGCTGCAGTACCTGCAGGGCGCCATCGACGAGCCCAAGCGCCCCCTGGCGGCGATCGTGGGCGGCTCCAAGGTGAGCAGCAAGATCGGCGTGCTCGAGGCCCTGATCGACAAGTGCGACAAGGTGCTGATCGGCGGCGGCATGATCTTCACCTTCTACAAGGCCCGTGGCCTGGCAGTGGGCAAGAGCCTGGTGGAGGAGGACAAGCTGGAGCTCGCCAAGGAGCTAGAGGCCAAGGCGGCCGCCAAGGGGGTGCAACTGCTGCTGCCCACCGATGTGGTGCTGGCCGACGCCTTCGCCCCCGACGCCAACAGCCAGACCACCCCGATCGACGCCATCCCCGACGGCTGGATGGGCCTCGACATCGGTCCCGATGCCCTCAAGGCCTTCCAGGCGGCCCTTTCCGACTGTCAGACCGTGATCTGGAACGGCCCCATGGGCGTGTTCGAGTTCGACCAGTTCGCCGCCGGCACCAACGGCATCGCCCACACCCTGGCCGACCTCAGCGCCAAGGGCTGCTGCACGATCATCGGCGGCGGCGACTCCGTGGCCGCCGTGGAGAAGGTGGGTGTGGCCGACAAGATGAGCCACATCTCCACCGGCGGCGGCGCCAGCCTGGAGCTGCTGGAGGGCAAGGTGCTGCCGGGGGTGGCTGCCCTTGACGAGGTCTGA